One window of Bacillus sp. FJAT-45350 genomic DNA carries:
- a CDS encoding sigma-w pathway protein ysdB: MVIMFRLLLIVAIIVLIYSVIKYILNPKRKLELAHEKKEFYFHDEKQNVRKNFLITYKGVMFEGEKYLGTTEQSFEVVSVYMWAKNTQLLQGLDRQDFYFIEQEVLIHYPNATIEWKSPVKEFLKN; encoded by the coding sequence ATGGTTATTATGTTTCGGCTTTTGTTGATTGTCGCTATTATTGTTCTTATTTACAGTGTTATCAAATACATCCTTAATCCTAAGCGGAAGCTCGAGCTTGCCCATGAGAAAAAAGAATTCTACTTCCATGATGAGAAACAAAATGTGAGAAAGAACTTTTTAATCACTTATAAAGGTGTAATGTTTGAGGGAGAGAAATACCTTGGAACGACGGAGCAATCTTTTGAGGTCGTTTCTGTTTATATGTGGGCAAAGAACACACAACTGCTTCAAGGTCTAGATCGTCAGGACTTTTACTTTATTGAGCAAGAAGTTCTAATCCACTACCCAAATGCAACGATTGAATGGAAGAGCCCTGTTAAAGAATTTTTGAAAAATTAA
- a CDS encoding dUTP diphosphatase, with translation MNLKKLFSLQLELDNRIIEEHRLEGRNVFKEKILALQVEVGELANETRCFKYWSHKSAAPHEKILEEYVDGVHFILSIGLSLNYTGTINDIQREHKSTNLVEQFQVVFSKISAFVHQSTIETFEDLFNEYLVLGEILGFTTNDIEEAYYKKNEINHQRQDEGY, from the coding sequence ATGAACCTAAAAAAACTATTTTCACTTCAGCTTGAATTGGACAACCGAATTATCGAGGAGCATCGATTAGAGGGACGGAACGTATTTAAAGAAAAAATCCTCGCATTGCAAGTGGAGGTAGGAGAGCTTGCGAATGAAACACGTTGCTTTAAGTATTGGAGCCATAAATCAGCAGCTCCTCATGAAAAAATACTAGAGGAGTATGTTGATGGTGTTCATTTTATCCTTTCTATAGGATTGTCGTTGAATTACACAGGCACTATTAATGATATTCAACGGGAGCATAAAAGTACGAATCTTGTAGAGCAGTTTCAAGTAGTGTTTTCTAAAATTAGTGCATTTGTTCACCAATCTACAATTGAAACATTTGAAGATCTATTCAATGAGTACCTAGTGTTAGGTGAAATACTAGGATTTACGACTAATGATATTGAAGAAGCATATTATAAGAAGAATGAGATCAATCATCAACGTCAGGACGAAGGGTATTAA
- a CDS encoding M42 family metallopeptidase, giving the protein MTKLDATLQMLKDLTDANGVPGNEKEPREVMKKYIAPFADEVTTDNLGSLIAKKTGSVEDGPKIMVAGHLDEIGFMVTNIDDKGFLKFQTVGGWWEQVMLAQRVTIMTKEGNVPGVIGSKPPHILAPEARKKSVDKKDMFIDIGASSKEEAMEFGVRPGDSVVPVCDFTVMKNEKYLMAKAWDNRIGCAIAIEVLRQLKEADHPNTVYGVGTVQEEVGLRGARTSAHQIKPDIGFAVDVGIAGDTPGVTEKEALAKIGEGPQIIMYDASMVSHKGLRDFVTTTADEAGIPYQFDFVAGGGTDSGAIHLTANGVPALSITIATRYIHTHAAILHRDDFENAVKLIVEVIKKLDKDTVKEITFD; this is encoded by the coding sequence ATGACAAAGCTAGATGCAACATTACAAATGTTGAAAGATTTAACTGATGCAAATGGTGTTCCTGGTAATGAGAAGGAACCAAGAGAGGTAATGAAGAAATACATAGCTCCATTTGCTGATGAGGTAACGACAGATAACTTAGGTAGCTTAATTGCTAAAAAGACTGGCTCAGTAGAAGATGGTCCAAAAATAATGGTAGCTGGTCACTTAGATGAAATAGGGTTTATGGTAACGAATATTGATGATAAAGGATTCTTGAAATTCCAAACAGTTGGTGGCTGGTGGGAGCAAGTAATGCTTGCTCAGCGCGTAACGATTATGACAAAGGAAGGAAACGTTCCTGGTGTCATTGGTTCAAAGCCACCACATATTTTAGCTCCAGAGGCACGCAAAAAATCAGTAGATAAAAAAGATATGTTTATTGATATTGGTGCGTCAAGCAAAGAAGAAGCAATGGAATTTGGTGTAAGACCCGGAGATTCAGTCGTACCAGTATGTGATTTTACAGTAATGAAAAATGAAAAATATTTAATGGCAAAGGCTTGGGATAATCGTATTGGATGTGCGATTGCTATCGAGGTGTTACGTCAATTGAAAGAAGCTGACCACCCTAACACAGTTTACGGTGTAGGTACAGTTCAAGAAGAGGTTGGGCTTCGTGGGGCAAGAACGTCCGCTCATCAAATTAAGCCTGATATTGGATTTGCAGTTGATGTTGGTATTGCAGGAGATACTCCAGGTGTTACTGAAAAAGAAGCACTTGCAAAAATAGGAGAAGGACCTCAAATCATCATGTATGATGCATCAATGGTTTCTCACAAAGGTCTACGTGACTTTGTAACGACTACAGCAGATGAAGCAGGTATTCCATATCAATTTGACTTTGTAGCAGGTGGAGGAACAGATTCAGGTGCAATTCACTTAACAGCTAACGGTGTACCAGCGCTTTCAATTACTATTGCTACACGTTACATTCATACACACGCTGCAATTTTACATCGTGATGACTTTGAAAATGCAGTTAAGCTAATTGTCGAAGTAATTAAGAAGTTAGACAAGGATACTGTAAAAGAAATCACTTTTGACTAA
- the sspI gene encoding small acid-soluble spore protein SspI codes for MSFNLRGAVLSNVAGSNEQQVESTIVDAVQSGEEKMLPGLGVLFEVCWNQASEQDKKQMVSQITQGLKG; via the coding sequence ATGAGTTTCAACCTTCGTGGTGCTGTCTTATCAAATGTTGCTGGGAGTAACGAGCAACAGGTCGAGTCAACTATTGTAGATGCTGTTCAGAGTGGTGAAGAAAAAATGTTACCCGGATTAGGGGTATTATTCGAAGTTTGCTGGAATCAAGCTAGTGAACAAGATAAAAAGCAAATGGTTTCTCAAATTACACAAGGGTTAAAGGGTTAA
- a CDS encoding TrmH family RNA methyltransferase, with the protein MNRIESVQNPKVKVWKKLHSKKGRDKEGLFIVEGLHLVEEVLKSEVKLKELIVEESVEIPNEWQIDSKSVIQVTERVFKEISETETPQGYIAICHQLKSTEIGTEEGKFLLLDGVQDPGNVGTMIRTADSAGISAVILGEGSVDVYNSKVIRATQGSLFHLPIVKGNLTEWITSFKSNKVPVFGTSLTEASTYTAIQPQEHFALIVGNEGEGVKQDILQQTDQNIYIPIYGKAESLNVAVATGILLYYLRG; encoded by the coding sequence ATGAATCGAATTGAATCAGTACAAAACCCTAAAGTGAAGGTATGGAAAAAGCTTCACTCTAAAAAAGGTCGTGACAAGGAAGGCTTGTTTATTGTAGAAGGCCTGCATCTTGTCGAAGAAGTCCTCAAGTCAGAGGTGAAGCTCAAAGAGTTAATCGTCGAGGAATCAGTTGAAATTCCTAACGAATGGCAAATAGATTCTAAGTCAGTCATACAAGTTACAGAAAGAGTGTTTAAAGAAATATCTGAAACAGAAACACCACAAGGCTATATTGCGATCTGTCACCAATTGAAAAGTACAGAAATTGGAACGGAAGAAGGTAAATTTCTCTTATTAGATGGGGTACAGGATCCAGGGAATGTCGGTACGATGATTCGTACCGCAGATAGCGCCGGTATTAGCGCAGTAATTCTAGGTGAGGGTTCAGTTGATGTTTATAATAGTAAAGTAATAAGAGCGACTCAAGGTTCCCTTTTTCATTTACCAATTGTAAAAGGGAATTTGACGGAATGGATTACGTCGTTTAAATCAAATAAGGTCCCTGTCTTTGGCACATCTCTTACAGAAGCAAGCACTTATACAGCGATTCAACCACAAGAACATTTTGCTTTAATTGTTGGTAATGAAGGTGAAGGAGTGAAGCAAGATATATTACAGCAAACTGACCAGAACATTTACATCCCGATTTATGGTAAGGCAGAATCATTAAATGTGGCAGTAGCAACAGGAATCTTACTTTACTATTTGCGCGGATAG
- the pheS gene encoding phenylalanine--tRNA ligase subunit alpha, whose amino-acid sequence MQERLNELKNEALAKVEKASDLKAIQDVRVAYLGKKGPITEVLRGMGKLSAEERPVVGQIANDVREAITVSLEAKEIVLERAEVERKLAEESIDVTLPGRPVQLGSRHPLTSVVEHLEDVFIGMGFTVAEGPEVETDYYNFEALNLPKDHPARDMQDSFYITNELLLRTHTSPVQARTMEKYKGQGPVKIICPGKVFRRDDDDATHSHQFMQIEGLYIDENVRMSDLKGILETFAKKFFGPNQKIRLRPSFFPFTEPSVEVDLTCVMCEGEGCRVCKQSGWIEVLGAGMVHPRVLEMGGFDPKKYSGFAFGMGVERLAMLKYGVDDIRHFYTNDFRFLNQFKRA is encoded by the coding sequence ATGCAAGAGCGTTTAAACGAGTTGAAAAATGAAGCTTTAGCAAAAGTTGAAAAAGCATCAGACTTGAAGGCAATACAAGATGTTCGCGTTGCTTATTTAGGTAAAAAGGGTCCGATTACTGAAGTACTTCGTGGTATGGGGAAGCTTTCTGCTGAAGAACGTCCAGTAGTAGGGCAAATCGCAAATGATGTTCGTGAGGCAATTACAGTAAGTCTTGAAGCAAAGGAAATAGTGCTTGAGAGGGCTGAAGTGGAGCGTAAGCTAGCTGAAGAAAGTATTGATGTAACTCTTCCAGGACGTCCAGTTCAACTAGGAAGCCGTCATCCGTTAACTAGTGTTGTAGAACACTTGGAGGATGTATTCATTGGAATGGGCTTTACAGTAGCAGAAGGCCCTGAAGTAGAGACAGATTATTATAATTTTGAAGCATTAAATCTACCTAAGGATCATCCAGCACGTGATATGCAGGATTCGTTTTATATTACAAATGAGTTATTACTCCGTACACATACATCACCAGTACAAGCAAGAACTATGGAGAAGTATAAAGGCCAAGGTCCAGTAAAAATTATTTGTCCCGGAAAAGTATTCCGTCGTGATGATGATGATGCAACACATTCACATCAATTTATGCAAATTGAAGGTCTTTACATAGACGAAAACGTAAGAATGAGTGATTTAAAAGGAATTTTGGAGACATTTGCAAAAAAATTCTTTGGTCCAAATCAAAAAATTCGCCTACGTCCAAGCTTCTTTCCATTCACAGAGCCGTCTGTAGAGGTTGATTTAACATGTGTTATGTGTGAGGGAGAAGGATGTCGAGTTTGTAAGCAATCAGGCTGGATCGAAGTATTAGGAGCAGGAATGGTTCATCCTCGAGTTCTTGAAATGGGTGGATTTGATCCGAAGAAATACAGTGGATTTGCATTTGGAATGGGTGTAGAACGTCTAGCAATGCTTAAATACGGAGTAGATGATATTCGTCATTTCTATACAAACGATTTCCGATTCTTAAATCAATTTAAACGAGCGTAA
- the pheT gene encoding phenylalanine--tRNA ligase subunit beta, translated as MLVSYRWLQEYVDLKGLTANDIAEKLTRGGIEVDIIHNLNKGITGVVVGHILECNQHPNADKLNVCKVDIGEEEPVQIICGAKNVGAGQKVAVAKVGAVLPGNFKIKKAKLRGEASHGMICSLQELGIEGKLVAKEYSEGIYVFPTDAEVGTDALELLGLNDEVLELDLTPNRADCLNMMGVAYEVAALLGQDVKLPQIQTETSSETASDYVSVKVEATEDNPYYGAKMIKGVKIGPSPLWLQNRLMAAGIRPISNVVDVTNYVLLEYGQPLHAFDYDRFGSKEVLVRRATEGEEVVTLDDVTRKLSSEHLVITNGKEPVAVAGVMGGASSEVNDDTTTILLEAAYFEGTRVRIASRDLGLRSEASLRYEKGVDPKRASEAAERAASLIVELAGGTVVDGIVEHKTIDIQENVVSISVERINQVLGTAIDGSEVASIIERLQFSYKQDGNQFEITAPTRRADIRIEEDVIEEVARLYGYDAIPTTLPIGLTTPGALTPYQAKRRKVRRYLEKAGLAQTVTYSLTSPEKAKGFGDEQTNINPVQLSMPMSEDRSTLRTSLIPHLLDLATHNINRKVADVFAYEVGSIFLSEEDQITKQPTEKEMVAGLFTGQWLQHAWQGEKKAVDFYVAKGVLEGLFAELGLTDVITYQQGNKIGMHPGRAAVVLLAGKEIGYIGQLHPTVEKDNDLNETYVFQLDLEVLLGYEVSDVFYQAIPRHPAITRDIALVVNEDVQAGAVQEVIVKAGGELLKNVHLFDLYQGEHMEAGKKSLAFSLTYFDPEKTLTDEEVTKVHEQVLTQLQETIGATLRA; from the coding sequence ATGTTAGTATCATACCGCTGGTTACAAGAGTACGTAGATTTAAAAGGTTTAACTGCTAATGATATCGCAGAAAAATTAACACGAGGTGGTATCGAGGTAGATATCATCCATAACTTAAATAAAGGAATTACAGGTGTAGTTGTTGGACATATTCTAGAATGTAATCAACATCCAAATGCAGATAAATTAAATGTTTGTAAGGTGGATATTGGTGAAGAAGAGCCAGTTCAAATTATCTGTGGTGCGAAGAATGTTGGAGCAGGACAGAAGGTAGCAGTGGCGAAAGTTGGAGCAGTATTACCTGGTAATTTTAAAATTAAAAAAGCTAAGCTTCGTGGTGAAGCATCTCATGGAATGATCTGTTCACTACAAGAGTTAGGAATTGAAGGTAAGCTTGTAGCGAAGGAATACTCTGAAGGGATTTATGTTTTTCCAACTGATGCAGAAGTAGGAACAGATGCTCTAGAACTATTAGGGCTTAACGATGAAGTACTAGAGTTAGATTTAACACCAAACCGTGCAGACTGCTTAAATATGATGGGTGTTGCTTATGAGGTAGCTGCCCTTCTTGGACAAGATGTGAAGCTTCCACAAATCCAAACGGAAACTTCTAGTGAAACAGCATCTGATTATGTATCTGTAAAAGTAGAAGCGACAGAGGACAACCCATACTATGGAGCAAAAATGATTAAAGGGGTAAAAATAGGTCCATCACCATTATGGCTACAAAATCGTCTAATGGCAGCTGGAATTCGTCCAATTAGCAATGTTGTTGACGTAACAAACTATGTACTACTTGAATACGGACAACCTCTTCATGCCTTTGACTACGACCGTTTTGGTTCGAAGGAAGTACTAGTACGCCGGGCAACTGAAGGGGAAGAGGTTGTTACATTAGATGACGTAACAAGAAAGCTTTCTTCAGAGCATCTTGTTATTACAAATGGTAAAGAACCTGTAGCAGTTGCTGGTGTTATGGGTGGAGCAAGCTCAGAAGTAAATGATGATACTACAACTATTTTGTTAGAGGCAGCTTATTTCGAAGGGACAAGAGTACGGATAGCTTCAAGAGATTTAGGGTTAAGAAGTGAAGCTAGTCTTCGTTATGAAAAAGGTGTTGATCCTAAACGTGCTTCAGAAGCAGCAGAACGTGCAGCATCTCTAATTGTTGAATTAGCTGGTGGTACTGTTGTTGATGGTATCGTTGAGCATAAAACAATAGATATACAAGAAAACGTAGTATCAATTTCAGTAGAACGTATTAACCAAGTGCTTGGTACAGCGATTGATGGTTCGGAAGTTGCTTCAATCATTGAGCGTCTACAATTCTCATATAAACAAGACGGAAATCAATTTGAGATTACAGCACCAACTAGAAGAGCTGATATTCGTATCGAAGAGGATGTCATTGAAGAGGTAGCTAGACTGTATGGATATGATGCAATCCCTACAACATTACCTATTGGTTTAACAACACCTGGTGCGTTAACACCATATCAAGCCAAACGACGCAAAGTACGTCGTTATTTAGAAAAAGCTGGACTAGCTCAAACGGTTACTTATTCACTAACGAGCCCTGAAAAGGCAAAGGGATTTGGTGATGAGCAAACGAATATAAACCCTGTACAACTTTCAATGCCTATGAGTGAGGATAGAAGTACACTTCGTACTAGTCTAATTCCACATCTTCTGGATTTAGCGACGCATAACATAAATCGTAAAGTGGCTGATGTTTTTGCTTATGAAGTAGGTTCAATCTTCTTATCAGAGGAAGATCAAATTACAAAGCAACCGACTGAAAAAGAAATGGTAGCTGGTCTGTTCACAGGACAATGGTTACAGCATGCGTGGCAAGGTGAAAAGAAAGCAGTTGACTTCTATGTAGCTAAAGGAGTATTAGAAGGCCTGTTCGCTGAATTAGGATTAACGGATGTTATTACTTATCAACAAGGGAACAAAATAGGTATGCATCCTGGAAGAGCAGCCGTTGTATTACTAGCTGGGAAAGAAATTGGATACATCGGTCAGCTCCATCCAACTGTTGAAAAAGATAATGACCTAAATGAAACGTATGTGTTCCAATTGGATTTAGAGGTATTACTAGGGTATGAAGTTAGTGATGTTTTCTATCAAGCAATACCACGCCATCCAGCAATTACTAGAGATATTGCACTAGTTGTGAACGAAGATGTTCAGGCAGGAGCAGTTCAAGAAGTTATTGTAAAAGCAGGAGGAGAATTACTTAAGAATGTTCACCTGTTTGATTTGTATCAAGGAGAGCATATGGAAGCAGGGAAGAAATCCCTTGCATTTTCTTTAACATATTTTGACCCAGAGAAAACACTAACAGATGAAGAAGTGACGAAAGTTCATGAACAAGTACTAACGCAATTACAAGAAACAATTGGTGCGACTTTACGTGCCTAA
- the rnhC gene encoding ribonuclease HIII translates to MATAVLKVSPKIMDTMKQKYATHIQPKVPQGGVFAAKPPGCTITAYKSGKVLFQGQNAEIEAAKWGTVEEKKSSPKKAASSAFLPTNVSKLSLIGSDEVGTGDYFGPMTVVAAYVQSEQIEHVKALGVQDSKNLKDPQIVSIAQRLIKEIPYALYVLHNEKYNELQAQGMSQGKMKAILHNRALLKVIGKIDNDTCEGILIDQFALPQTYFNYLKGEKNVVKDRVYFSTKGESVHLSVAAASIIARYAFLMEWDKLSQLAGVQLPKGAGSKVDDVAALLIKQHGIDFVKKLTKFHFANTEKAKKLAR, encoded by the coding sequence ATGGCTACTGCAGTACTAAAGGTTTCACCAAAAATAATGGATACTATGAAGCAAAAATACGCAACTCACATCCAACCAAAAGTTCCACAAGGTGGCGTATTCGCGGCTAAACCACCTGGGTGTACAATTACTGCCTACAAATCAGGCAAGGTTCTTTTCCAGGGGCAGAATGCAGAAATTGAAGCAGCAAAATGGGGAACTGTCGAGGAGAAAAAATCTTCACCTAAGAAAGCAGCTAGTAGTGCATTTTTGCCTACAAACGTATCCAAACTTTCACTAATAGGTTCTGATGAAGTAGGCACTGGTGATTATTTCGGTCCGATGACCGTCGTCGCAGCTTATGTACAATCAGAGCAAATCGAGCATGTAAAAGCGTTAGGGGTTCAAGATTCAAAGAACTTAAAGGACCCACAAATTGTCTCTATTGCTCAAAGACTTATTAAAGAAATCCCTTATGCCCTTTATGTACTTCATAATGAAAAATATAATGAACTACAAGCACAAGGAATGTCTCAAGGGAAAATGAAAGCTATCCTACATAACAGAGCATTGTTAAAGGTGATCGGTAAAATTGATAATGATACATGTGAGGGAATTCTCATTGACCAATTTGCACTTCCCCAAACCTATTTTAACTATTTAAAAGGGGAAAAGAATGTTGTAAAGGACCGAGTATACTTTAGCACAAAGGGAGAAAGCGTTCATTTATCTGTTGCGGCAGCCTCAATTATTGCAAGATACGCCTTTTTAATGGAATGGGATAAGCTAAGTCAATTAGCAGGCGTTCAACTTCCAAAAGGAGCTGGCTCGAAAGTTGATGATGTAGCAGCACTATTAATAAAGCAGCATGGAATTGACTTCGTTAAGAAACTAACAAAATTCCACTTTGCCAATACGGAAAAAGCAAAGAAACTTGCTAGATAA
- the zapA gene encoding cell division protein ZapA, whose product MLGGFLVADQIEKKRTTVSIYGQQYTIVGYEKPTHVKEVANLVDKKMNEIKKLNPYLDTTRLAVLTALNIVDDYIKLKNQLEEITNKQETEEDDD is encoded by the coding sequence ATGTTAGGGGGCTTTTTGGTGGCAGACCAGATAGAGAAAAAACGGACGACAGTTTCCATCTATGGACAACAGTATACGATTGTTGGCTATGAGAAACCGACGCATGTAAAAGAAGTAGCTAACTTAGTTGATAAAAAAATGAATGAAATAAAGAAATTGAATCCGTATCTCGATACAACGAGATTAGCTGTATTAACAGCACTTAATATTGTCGATGACTATATTAAGTTAAAAAATCAGTTAGAAGAGATTACAAACAAACAAGAAACTGAAGAGGACGACGATTAA
- a CDS encoding CvpA family protein, with amino-acid sequence MLSLLILILLISSYFIGLRRGLILQLVHLVGFIAALIVAYVFYKDLAFYIRLWIPYPQLSPDSPVTMLIEALNFETVYYSGIAFAILFIATKIFMQIIGSMLDFLARLPILRTFNRWTGGVLGFLEVYLIIFVLLNVAALIPIEFIQSMLNRSLLAQLIINHTPFLSDWLKDLWIQNKF; translated from the coding sequence ATGCTCAGTTTACTTATACTTATCTTATTAATTAGTAGCTACTTTATAGGGTTACGTAGAGGTCTTATCTTACAGCTGGTCCATTTAGTAGGATTCATTGCCGCTCTTATAGTAGCATATGTTTTTTATAAGGATTTAGCATTCTATATTAGACTATGGATTCCATATCCTCAGCTATCACCAGATAGTCCAGTTACTATGTTAATAGAAGCACTCAACTTTGAAACGGTTTATTACTCTGGTATTGCCTTTGCAATATTATTTATTGCAACGAAAATTTTTATGCAAATTATAGGTTCTATGCTTGATTTCTTAGCTCGACTTCCGATTTTACGGACATTTAATCGCTGGACGGGTGGAGTGCTAGGTTTTCTAGAAGTGTATCTGATTATTTTTGTCTTATTAAATGTAGCTGCACTTATTCCAATTGAGTTTATACAATCAATGCTGAACCGGTCATTACTAGCCCAACTCATAATAAATCATACTCCATTTTTATCAGATTGGCTGAAAGATTTATGGATTCAAAATAAGTTTTAA
- the polX gene encoding DNA polymerase/3'-5' exonuclease PolX: MNKKDVIKTLELIAIYFEIKGENPFKISAYRKAAAALESDNRTMNEIEEPEKLKGIGKGTAEVINELRQEGKSSLLEELQEELPSGLLPLLKLPGLGGKKIGKLYQELNVTDLASLKQACQDEKIRELAGFGKKSEEKILAAIDEVETRPERLPIAFVLPIAEEVEAQLSQMEGIIRYSRAGSLRRMRETVKDLDFIIATNNIDEVREQLVNLDRVSQIIANGETKVSVELAYDYPISVDFRLIEEKAFATTLHHFTGSKDHNVKLRQLAKQRGEKISEYGVENTETGEVKTFESEAEFFEHFGLAFIPPEAREDQGEVEAASESLQLIEMEDVKGDLHMHTTWSDGANSIIEMVEAAKERGYSYIAITDHSKFLRVANGLTEERLKEQHEEIKRLNETMDDFTIFTGIEMDILPDGTLDYDDSILEEVDFVIASIHSSFSQDRETIMKRLKNALTNHHVNLIAHPTGRLIGRREGYDVDLDMLIEVAKETDTALELNANPHRLDLSPTWLKKAQDAGVKLSINTDAHRDDMLDYMGIGIGVAKKGMIKKETVINTWTSEELSNWLKRKQ; encoded by the coding sequence ATGAATAAAAAGGATGTCATTAAAACACTAGAGCTTATTGCTATTTATTTTGAAATAAAAGGAGAAAATCCATTTAAAATATCTGCCTACAGGAAAGCAGCGGCAGCTCTTGAATCTGATAATCGAACGATGAATGAAATTGAGGAGCCTGAAAAGCTAAAAGGTATTGGTAAAGGGACTGCTGAAGTGATTAACGAACTTCGTCAGGAAGGAAAGTCTTCGTTACTAGAAGAGCTTCAAGAGGAGCTACCGTCCGGACTTTTACCATTATTAAAGCTTCCTGGTCTAGGTGGTAAAAAAATCGGTAAACTTTATCAAGAATTGAATGTCACAGATTTAGCTTCGTTAAAGCAAGCCTGTCAAGACGAAAAAATTCGAGAGTTAGCTGGATTTGGTAAAAAATCAGAAGAAAAAATTTTAGCAGCGATAGATGAAGTTGAAACAAGGCCTGAGCGTTTACCAATTGCGTTTGTTTTACCGATTGCAGAAGAAGTAGAAGCTCAACTGTCTCAAATGGAAGGTATAATTCGCTATTCTAGAGCTGGAAGTCTGCGTCGAATGAGAGAGACGGTAAAGGACTTAGACTTTATCATTGCGACGAACAATATTGATGAAGTAAGAGAACAACTCGTTAACCTAGATCGAGTATCACAAATAATAGCGAACGGAGAAACAAAGGTATCTGTTGAGCTAGCTTATGATTACCCAATAAGTGTCGATTTCCGTCTGATAGAAGAAAAGGCGTTTGCAACTACATTACATCATTTTACTGGGTCAAAGGACCATAATGTAAAGCTGAGACAGCTTGCAAAGCAAAGAGGAGAAAAGATTAGCGAGTATGGAGTCGAAAATACCGAGACAGGTGAAGTGAAAACTTTTGAATCCGAAGCAGAATTCTTTGAGCATTTCGGGCTTGCCTTTATACCTCCTGAAGCAAGGGAAGATCAAGGAGAAGTAGAAGCAGCTTCAGAAAGTCTTCAATTAATTGAGATGGAAGATGTAAAAGGGGATTTGCACATGCATACGACATGGAGTGACGGTGCAAATTCAATTATTGAAATGGTGGAAGCAGCGAAAGAGCGTGGATACTCTTACATCGCAATTACTGATCATTCAAAATTTCTTCGAGTTGCTAATGGATTAACCGAAGAAAGACTGAAGGAGCAACATGAAGAGATTAAGCGATTAAATGAAACGATGGATGATTTTACGATTTTTACTGGTATTGAAATGGACATTCTCCCAGATGGAACGCTTGATTATGATGACTCGATATTAGAAGAAGTGGATTTTGTCATTGCGTCAATTCATTCTTCTTTTAGTCAAGATAGAGAAACAATCATGAAGAGGTTGAAGAATGCTCTGACTAACCATCATGTGAATTTGATTGCTCATCCAACAGGAAGGCTAATTGGGAGAAGGGAAGGCTATGATGTTGATCTGGACATGCTAATAGAAGTGGCAAAAGAAACAGACACAGCATTAGAGCTGAATGCGAACCCACATCGACTTGATTTATCTCCTACTTGGCTTAAAAAAGCACAAGATGCTGGAGTGAAGCTGTCGATAAATACTGATGCACATAGAGATGATATGCTAGACTATATGGGAATCGGTATCGGAGTTGCAAAAAAAGGAATGATAAAAAAAGAAACTGTTATTAATACATGGACAAGTGAAGAATTAAGTAATTGGCTAAAGCGAAAACAATAG